A genome region from Schlesneria paludicola DSM 18645 includes the following:
- a CDS encoding 2-isopropylmalate synthase, producing MSDNVIIFDTTLRDGEQSPGCSMTTPEKLKIAEALVELGVDVIEAGFPIASPGDFEAVRAVAQRFGDRARICGLARCRREDIERAGEALRGVAKSRIHVFLATSPIHRQFKLKMAEQEIVKAAVEHVKLARSLCEDVEFSPEDAARTELDFLVEVVEKAIEAGATTVNIPDTVGYATPTHYFKVISHLKQHVSNINRAIISTHCHNDLGLAVANSLAAVEAGARQIECTINGLGERAGNAALEEIVMALKTRHDYYGVETNIHTPKLCGLSRLVSSTTGMLVQRNKAIVGQNAFAHEAGIHQDGVLKERTTYEIMRAEDVGFVGANLVLGKHSGRHAIRSRVIELGYQLPDAQLQQVYDDFIALADKKKNVYDADIVALIDNRMNVTVDRWKLIRFHIAAGTGTIPTATVELRDESAAATSAGSTTGDVSVATYRDAAIGDGPVDAVCKAMERIVGISAELKDYQVRAVSGGEDAQGEASVEIVYQGRRYHGKAVSTDVIEASALAYLKALNKAISEQPTSTPAHGV from the coding sequence ATGTCCGACAACGTCATTATCTTTGACACCACGCTTCGCGATGGCGAACAGTCACCCGGTTGCAGCATGACGACACCCGAAAAGCTGAAAATCGCGGAAGCGCTGGTCGAACTGGGCGTGGACGTGATCGAAGCCGGGTTTCCGATCGCCTCGCCCGGCGATTTTGAAGCGGTCCGGGCCGTCGCACAGCGGTTTGGTGATCGAGCGAGAATCTGTGGTTTGGCTCGTTGTCGCCGGGAAGATATCGAAAGGGCAGGGGAGGCACTTCGCGGGGTGGCGAAATCGCGAATTCACGTGTTTCTTGCCACAAGTCCGATCCATCGTCAGTTCAAACTGAAAATGGCCGAGCAAGAGATCGTCAAAGCGGCCGTGGAGCATGTGAAACTGGCCCGGTCCTTGTGCGAAGACGTCGAATTCTCGCCCGAAGATGCCGCTCGGACGGAGTTGGACTTCTTGGTCGAAGTCGTCGAGAAGGCGATCGAGGCGGGTGCGACGACGGTGAATATCCCCGACACGGTCGGTTATGCCACACCGACGCACTATTTCAAAGTTATTTCGCACCTCAAGCAGCATGTCTCGAACATCAATCGGGCGATCATCAGCACGCACTGCCATAACGACCTTGGACTTGCGGTGGCGAACAGTTTGGCTGCTGTGGAAGCGGGTGCCCGGCAGATTGAATGTACCATCAACGGATTGGGTGAACGGGCGGGCAATGCGGCGCTCGAAGAGATCGTGATGGCGCTCAAGACGCGTCATGACTACTACGGTGTTGAGACAAACATTCATACTCCCAAGTTGTGTGGCCTGAGCCGCCTGGTGTCGAGCACGACGGGGATGCTCGTTCAACGCAATAAAGCGATCGTGGGGCAGAATGCGTTTGCTCACGAAGCGGGAATCCATCAAGACGGCGTGTTGAAAGAGCGGACGACATACGAAATCATGCGGGCCGAGGATGTTGGTTTCGTGGGGGCGAATCTCGTCTTGGGCAAGCACAGCGGTCGGCATGCGATTCGTTCGCGGGTCATCGAACTCGGCTATCAATTGCCGGACGCCCAGTTGCAGCAGGTGTATGACGATTTCATTGCACTGGCCGACAAAAAGAAAAACGTTTACGACGCCGATATCGTTGCCTTGATCGACAATCGAATGAACGTGACGGTGGATCGCTGGAAGCTGATTCGCTTTCACATTGCCGCGGGGACGGGGACGATTCCGACGGCGACTGTTGAACTGCGTGACGAGTCTGCCGCTGCCACTTCGGCCGGCAGCACGACCGGCGACGTTTCGGTCGCGACCTATCGCGATGCGGCGATCGGTGACGGTCCGGTTGATGCGGTCTGCAAGGCGATGGAACGGATTGTTGGCATTAGCGCGGAACTGAAGGACTATCAGGTTCGTGCCGTTTCAGGTGGCGAGGACGCCCAGGGTGAAGCCTCGGTTGAGATCGTCTATCAAGGGCGTCGCTATCATGGCAAAGCGGTCAGTACCGACGTGATTGAAGCGAGCGCTTTGGCGTATCTGAAG